The Noviherbaspirillum saxi genome includes a window with the following:
- a CDS encoding DUF1302 domain-containing protein yields MNKRRHSIGGMRLHPITMAVSMAFVAAGNAAAFEIDTGNPDVSVRWDNTVRYNAATRVGERDSRIANNQLFDEGDFIFDKGDLVANRFDLLTELDVVYKKNFGFRVSAAGWADGAYGSASKANPALPAITNSYINQQFSNYTKRFYKGPSGEILDAFVFAGFDAGDVPVKLKLGSHTVFWGESLFLGGALHSVSYAQNPLDLQKGFATPGVEAKELFRPLNQISGQAQVTDDLSVSAQYFLEWDSYRYPEGGTYLGPADFGFNGPDRVFAGPPLNVVTRANPLEPKNRGEFGLAARWSPEALDGTVGFYYRKFADKLPQPLITQLAPTPQYRLVYADDVDLFGVSLAKNIGGVSVGSELSYRRNTPLSARLLGPAPGIPAQGETNGPRGDTFHGLINVLGTVAKTPLFDSASWSGELTWAHWDKVRSGASLFNAEGQGFFCTVNIPGVGARAGNKDDGCATKNFFGMALAFTPTWYQVMPGVDLSMPITYSRGLKGNAPTIFGGNEGNGNYSVGLGADIFAKYRVDLKYIGYYGRLNTYGTPTVVSQNGFSSVLQDRDFVSLTFKTTF; encoded by the coding sequence ATGAATAAAAGGAGACACTCGATTGGCGGGATGCGCTTGCATCCGATTACCATGGCGGTCAGCATGGCATTCGTTGCGGCCGGCAATGCCGCTGCCTTCGAGATTGATACAGGCAATCCGGACGTTTCCGTTCGTTGGGACAACACGGTTCGCTACAACGCCGCTACGCGCGTTGGAGAAAGAGACAGCAGAATCGCCAATAACCAACTGTTCGATGAGGGCGACTTCATTTTTGACAAGGGCGATCTGGTGGCCAACCGCTTCGATCTGCTGACGGAACTCGACGTTGTCTACAAAAAGAATTTTGGTTTCCGCGTCAGCGCTGCAGGCTGGGCCGACGGCGCCTATGGCTCTGCCAGCAAGGCCAATCCCGCGCTGCCTGCTATCACAAACAGCTACATCAATCAGCAATTCAGCAACTACACCAAGCGCTTTTACAAAGGCCCGTCCGGCGAGATCCTTGACGCCTTCGTATTTGCCGGTTTCGATGCTGGCGACGTCCCTGTGAAACTGAAATTGGGTAGCCACACGGTGTTCTGGGGTGAGTCGCTATTCCTGGGCGGTGCGTTGCACAGTGTCTCCTATGCACAGAACCCGCTGGATCTGCAAAAGGGTTTCGCGACACCAGGCGTGGAAGCAAAAGAGCTGTTCCGTCCCCTCAATCAGATCTCCGGTCAGGCACAAGTGACCGATGACTTGTCAGTGTCCGCCCAGTACTTCCTGGAATGGGATTCTTACCGCTACCCTGAGGGTGGCACCTACCTCGGCCCGGCCGACTTCGGATTCAATGGCCCGGACCGCGTCTTTGCCGGACCGCCACTGAACGTCGTCACCCGCGCCAATCCGCTCGAGCCGAAGAATAGAGGCGAATTCGGCCTCGCCGCCCGCTGGTCGCCTGAGGCGCTCGACGGCACGGTTGGTTTTTATTATCGCAAGTTTGCCGACAAGCTCCCGCAGCCGCTCATCACCCAGCTTGCCCCCACGCCGCAATACAGGCTCGTCTATGCCGACGATGTCGATCTGTTCGGCGTTAGCCTGGCCAAGAACATCGGTGGTGTAAGCGTTGGTTCCGAGCTTTCCTATCGCCGCAATACACCGCTGAGCGCACGTCTTCTGGGTCCGGCGCCCGGTATTCCAGCGCAGGGCGAAACCAATGGTCCGCGTGGCGATACCTTTCACGGCCTTATCAATGTCCTGGGAACAGTTGCCAAGACACCGCTGTTCGACTCCGCCAGCTGGTCAGGCGAGTTGACCTGGGCCCATTGGGACAAGGTGCGTAGCGGTGCGTCACTGTTCAACGCAGAAGGACAAGGCTTTTTCTGCACCGTCAACATTCCGGGCGTTGGTGCAAGGGCAGGCAACAAGGACGACGGTTGCGCGACGAAGAACTTCTTCGGTATGGCCCTGGCCTTTACGCCGACCTGGTACCAGGTCATGCCTGGCGTAGACCTGTCGATGCCGATCACTTATTCGCGCGGCTTGAAGGGCAACGCGCCAACCATCTTCGGCGGTAACGAAGGCAACGGCAACTACAGCGTCGGCCTTGGCGCCGATATCTTTGCGAAGTATCGCGTTGACCTGAAATACATCGGCTATTACGGTCGCCTCAACACCTACGGCACCCCCACGGTGGTCAGCCAAAACGGCTTTTCGAGCGTGCTGCAGGATCGCGACTTCGTCAGCCTGACATTTAAAACTACCTTCTAG
- a CDS encoding DUF1329 domain-containing protein yields MQFKKTILLAALAALGSGATSIAFAGVSADEAKKLGTSLTAVGADKAASADGAIPAYTGGMTTPPAGFKNGDAIRPDPFASEKPVFSIDAKNADKYAGKLTEGAKALLKKNGDYRIDVYPTHRTVAFPKFVEENTAKCAVSAKATNDGRSMEGCHAGFPFPIPKSGFEAMWNHLLRFNFPSTIKYRNWNVDSSGRPIISTEGTIVQEFPYWDKDKAESGIYYRQRINYSGPARRAGEAMMIVDPLDYAQKDRRAWLYLPGQRRVKVAPDLGHDTPNPGTAGASTFDNTFLFNGSMDRFEFKLVGKKDMIVPYNTYKMAYASKAEDLFKAKFLNPDIVRWEQHRVWVVEATLREGKRHIYNKRTFYLDEDSWAVVASDEYDARGQLYRAGFAYITPSYEVPAPSPDLHGIYDLVAGVYSLIGYTAETGGIRPGKALADREWSPDSLAGSGIR; encoded by the coding sequence ATGCAATTCAAGAAGACAATACTGCTTGCCGCGCTCGCTGCGCTTGGCTCAGGCGCCACCAGCATCGCGTTTGCCGGCGTTTCGGCCGACGAAGCGAAGAAGCTGGGTACAAGCCTGACGGCCGTTGGCGCCGACAAGGCGGCTAGTGCGGACGGCGCGATCCCGGCTTACACAGGCGGCATGACCACGCCGCCGGCAGGGTTCAAGAACGGCGACGCCATCCGTCCTGACCCGTTTGCCAGCGAAAAACCCGTGTTCTCCATCGACGCGAAGAATGCGGACAAGTACGCGGGCAAACTCACCGAAGGCGCGAAGGCCCTGTTGAAGAAGAATGGGGACTACCGCATCGACGTGTACCCCACGCATCGCACCGTTGCTTTCCCCAAGTTCGTTGAGGAAAATACGGCCAAGTGCGCAGTAAGCGCCAAGGCGACCAACGACGGCCGCTCCATGGAAGGCTGCCACGCAGGCTTCCCGTTCCCGATTCCGAAGAGCGGATTCGAGGCAATGTGGAATCACCTGTTGCGCTTCAACTTCCCGTCGACCATCAAGTACCGCAACTGGAACGTGGATTCTTCGGGCCGGCCGATCATCTCCACCGAAGGCACCATTGTCCAGGAATTCCCATACTGGGATAAGGACAAGGCGGAATCGGGCATCTACTATCGCCAGCGCATCAACTACTCTGGACCTGCACGCCGTGCCGGCGAGGCGATGATGATCGTCGATCCGCTCGACTATGCGCAAAAGGATCGTCGCGCATGGCTGTACCTGCCGGGTCAGCGCCGCGTGAAGGTGGCGCCGGACCTCGGTCATGACACGCCGAATCCCGGTACCGCCGGCGCGAGCACGTTCGACAACACCTTCCTGTTCAATGGCTCGATGGATCGTTTCGAGTTCAAGCTGGTCGGCAAGAAGGACATGATCGTTCCGTACAACACCTACAAAATGGCTTATGCCTCCAAGGCGGAAGACCTGTTCAAGGCGAAGTTCCTGAACCCGGATATCGTTCGCTGGGAACAGCATCGCGTCTGGGTCGTCGAGGCGACCCTGCGCGAAGGCAAGCGCCACATCTACAACAAGCGCACGTTCTACCTGGATGAAGACTCCTGGGCAGTCGTTGCGTCGGACGAGTATGACGCACGTGGCCAGCTTTATCGCGCCGGCTTTGCGTATATCACGCCGTCCTATGAGGTACCGGCTCCGAGCCCCGATCTGCATGGCATCTACGACCTGGTCGCAGGCGTCTATTCGCTGATCGGTTATACCGCGGAAACCGGTGGCATTCGCCCGGGCAAGGCATTGGCCGATCGCGAGTGGTCACCCGACTCCCTGGCTGGCAGCGGCATCCGCTAA